CCGGCTCACTAGGGTGATCCAGAACAAGAGTCTCCATACTCTCTTTCCGAAGAATCCATATCACCATGATATCACCTGCAGCAGCACTTATAAAAAAAACACCTATAATAAGTAACATCAGATTACCGTTAAAAAGAGATATTACAGCTGGAATAAGACCCAATATGATGGCTGGCATTAAAGCAGCAATAATGTAATGTCTCAACTTCAATGGTTCAACACAATGACAGTATGGTGTTATTGGACTCCATAAAATTCCAAATCTTATGCTTTTGAATCCGCTTTCAGCAAATAATCCAAATATTAAGCCATGAATTAGTTCATGAAGTACAATGCCAACAATAAAAAGTAAAGAAAATATTAATATATCATACCAATAGAACTGTAATACAGGACGCCAGAGAAAGTAAAATGGCAATCCTAACAGAATTAAAGGAACAAAAAATAAAACAACCGCCAGTTTACTTGCTTCATAAATATCTATGGTTTTCTTTTCTTTTTTGTATTGTTCTAAACTCAGCATTTTAGATAAACTAATTATTTAAATTATCAACTCCCTCCTGAAATTACTATTAATGATAACCCTGCAATAAAGAGAATAAACATCATAGTTAAAAGGGTATTGGTAGATTTAGGAGCCCCTTTAAACTCTTTCCAGATGAATACACCCCAAAGTGCGGCAATCATAGGTGCTCCTTGTCCCAGTGCATATGAGATTGCAGGACCAGCCTTGCCTGCAGCTATATAACTAAGTGCTGTGCCTACACCCCAAATTATACCTCCTAATATTCCTACTAAATGCAGATTCATTTTCCCTGCAAAATACTCTGAATATTTGATTGGTTCTCCAATAAAAGGTTTTTTCATTACAATGGTGTTGAAAATAAAGTTACTGGCAAATATTCCCAGACTGAAAATGAAAAAAGCCCCGTATGGTGTCATTAAACCTGATATAGGATTTTCAAGATTGCTGAGATCCATGGAAGAGGCAACAAACCTGTAGAAGAATGACATTAATATTCCTGCAAATATTGCAATTATTACTCCCTTCTTTTTAGTTTTCACTGTTTCGGTTACAGAACTCACTTTCCCTGAAGCTATACCGTTCAAAATTATTGCAATTACTATGAGTGCGACCCCAAGAAATAATATAACAGGATCACCTTTGGGAGCACCAAAATAGTTTATAAATACACCAAGGACCAATGCTATACTGACTCCTACGGGGAATGCAACTGCCATTCCGGCTAATGAGATAGATGCTGACAGCAGTTAATTTATTAAACAGGTCTCTGAAAATAGCATCTCTATTAAGAGATGTTGCCATTCTGATGAAGTGACGTGAGTGGTTGATACTATACGTAACCTGATCAGTTAGTATAGGACTATGTACTAAGTTTGTCTGTCCCAGGATGGATTAATTAAATAGGCTATAGCCACTACATCCCATATCTCCTTTGACCATGCATCCAGGTTTTGACTATTATATCCTTTAACAATTTCATATAAATAGTTGGATAAATCGTTTTTCCCTTTAAGGTACAATTCCAGCTCCGGTATTGTAGTTGTAAAATGTGACACAACAGGTCTGCAAGGGGTTATAACTAATGGGACACCTGAGTTTAGTACAACCTGAGCTGCTAAAACATCCTGCATTAAATTGAACTCTTTTTGTGTTGGCCAGTTTAAATCATTGCCTCCTAACCAAACAACAACTATGTTTTTAATTATCTGAGGTTCTATAAGAATCGCTGATGCAACATTGGTGATGCAACCAGTTGAAACAATATACAAAGGATTATCAGGAGTACTCTTCATAGCTTTGGATACCAGATCAAGTGCTGCATCGCTTCGGATTGGCTTTGAAATGTCTTGCAAATACTCCGTTGATCCTCGGAAAACTAATCCATCTGAAGGTCTGTTCATAAAATCTAGCAGTCTTAATATCTCTTGATAACTTTTTTCCATACCATCTGAAGGACTTTCAGACCGGTCATTAAAATAGGGTGCTGCATAAATTGCTTCAACAGTTAGTTTGTCTTCTGATAAGAGTGCATAGGCCATTGCAAACTAGTCATCAATTTCATTATAAGTGTCGGTATCCAGCACCATCCTTATTTTCCCTCTGTTTGGTGTTAAAAGATCTATTCTATCAGTCTCACTTATAGAAGGGAAATCTTGACTAAACAGTAATGAACAAGAGAATGACAGTAAAATAAATAGTACTCCTTTTTTCATATCTTTTAAAATTTTAATCCTCAACCATTATCCTTAATGCAATCTGAGCACATGCTTCTGCATCAGCCAAAGCGTGATGGTGGTTTTCTAGTTTATATCCACAGTAGGCGGAGACAGTATATAGTTTATAGTCGGGCAATCCTTTCAGTAGCATCCTTGCATTCTGCAGTGTGCAGTGAAACTCATATTCGGGATAGTCCATCTGATACATACGGAAACAGGCTTTAAGGCAACTCTCATCAAAACTCTTGTTATGTGCGATCAGAGGGAGTCCTTCAATTAGAGGTTCAATCTGACACCATACATCCGGGAATATTGGCGCATCTACTGTATCTTCAAAGGTGATACCATGAATTTTCATGTTCCAGTAACAATAATATTCCGGTTCGGGACGAATAAGACTATAAAAGCTATCTGTTATTTCGCCATTGCGCACGATTACTACACCTACGCTGCATACACTGGTTCGTTGTTCATTGGCAGTCTCAAAATCTATTGCGGCAAAACTTCTCATCGGCTGAAAGGTGTGTTTATCATATAATTGTTCAAATGTAACAAAAACTTTGAATATATAATAAAAAACACCTATCGTATTAAACGATAAGTGCTTAATTATTAGAGCGGCAAACG
This portion of the Lascolabacillus massiliensis genome encodes:
- a CDS encoding DUF3267 domain-containing protein, whose amino-acid sequence is MLSLEQYKKEKKTIDIYEASKLAVVLFFVPLILLGLPFYFLWRPVLQFYWYDILIFSLLFIVGIVLHELIHGLIFGLFAESGFKSIRFGILWSPITPYCHCVEPLKLRHYIIAALMPAIILGLIPAVISLFNGNLMLLIIGVFFISAAAGDIMVIWILRKESMETLVLDHPSEPGCFIYRKHSR
- a CDS encoding nucleoside hydrolase gives rise to the protein MAYALLSEDKLTVEAIYAAPYFNDRSESPSDGMEKSYQEILRLLDFMNRPSDGLVFRGSTEYLQDISKPIRSDAALDLVSKAMKSTPDNPLYIVSTGCITNVASAILIEPQIIKNIVVVWLGGNDLNWPTQKEFNLMQDVLAAQVVLNSGVPLVITPCRPVVSHFTTTIPELELYLKGKNDLSNYLYEIVKGYNSQNLDAWSKEIWDVVAIAYLINPSWDRQT
- a CDS encoding 3'-5' exonuclease, with the protein product MRSFAAIDFETANEQRTSVCSVGVVIVRNGEITDSFYSLIRPEPEYYCYWNMKIHGITFEDTVDAPIFPDVWCQIEPLIEGLPLIAHNKSFDESCLKACFRMYQMDYPEYEFHCTLQNARMLLKGLPDYKLYTVSAYCGYKLENHHHALADAEACAQIALRIMVED